One genomic segment of Danio aesculapii chromosome 15, fDanAes4.1, whole genome shotgun sequence includes these proteins:
- the LOC130241993 gene encoding alpha-2-macroglobulin-P-like codes for MACTLVIMALNVSCCWKGLLLIFFLSICAHGEAAETSFMVTFPAVIESGSEAKLCASLLKPNESLVMNIYLVDGSQSTLLLQEKAEQEFHRCFNFKAPLAEAESVQKIKVELQGESFKMTEERKVMFKSYDPLTFIQTDKPIYMPGQTVNFRVVTMDSNFAPVDQQYSIIVLEDSRENRIGQWTNVSSTRWILQRSYELNPECREGSYQLKAFIGEIMISHYFQVKKYVLPKFEVTVKRPNKVSAVEEELLIEVCAKYTYGQPVPGKSWVKVCRNSLPYIVVFPLCLEETIEITKTGCAIHNFGLSMLLNSTFKERLKNSFHVEAVVTEEGTEITMAKSESVPLTYEIGKVTLIDLPKTYEHGSVIEGKIKLSDFKDAPIPNKEVYLLEGENWSSKLLLNLTTDSDGLASFSLNTSSFSKEDISLIANVYPDTRYQGYMTPYFSTDKKNVQLFQIAAPYSPTLSELIIENIEQPLKCDTEITVTVKYYFVGETVEDFNTDIVYMVLSRGAIVHHGYEKVEVKSSSNGVASGTMSFKLSVGADVAPEMQILVYCVLPSENIIAASKRLDTEKCFGNKVSLQFSPAKAVPGEKNTLQLSAQPGSLCGLSAVDQSVLILESGKRLDADKIFNLLPVQSVSYYPYSVEDEQACLYVRPRRSVLTDNTYESLKSVGLKMATNLAVRVPECLSYRGLTYHKNIVLYRQYAPVPVMFAQGMAGIDGPDGHSPSVTIRTVFPETWIWELAEVGDSGSAEIPVTVPDTITSWETEAFCLSSTGLGLAPPAQLTVFQPFFLELSLPYSIIRGEIFELKATVFNYLSKCIMVKVSPAPSSDYTLKASSDDQYSSCLCANGRKTFKWTLTPSVLGVVNITVSAEAEASQTVCDNEIVSVPERGRIDIVTRSLLVQAEGSEKTETKSWLLCPKGDSLSEEVDLTIPKDVIEGSAKSSVSVIGDILGRALQNLHGLLRMPYGCGEQNMAVLSPNIYILQYLENTKQLTSAIREKASSFLKSGYQRQLNYKHSDGAYSTFGYGDGNTWLTAFVLRSFGKAQKYTFIDPQIIQSAKDWLLSRRDSDGCFIQQGRLFNNRMKGGVNDNVTMTAYITASLLELETPVTDPVITKGFSCLRSVIEDVKNTYTTALLAYTFSLARDTNTRQQLFNKLEDLAISDGPLVHWSQSASADDSNSLDVEISSYVLLAVLTADSLTPADLGFANRIVSWLVKQQNAYGGFSSTQDTVVALQALSLYATKVFSPDGSSTVTVQSAGDSHRFDVNQDNKLLYQEKQLANVPGKYSIEVKGSACVSVQMAQFYNIPTPTEAKTLSIDAIIKGDCEALGQNFIFDFTVKYGGPEEKTNMAIVDIKLLSGFTADTSALGTSGTYVSLVERVDSKDDHVIVYLKEIPKNVAMNYQIQMKQVLPVKNLKPAVVKVYDYYQTSDQSEIEYSFHCEALKNIN; via the exons ATGGCCTGCACACTCGTCATCATGGCTCTGAATGTTAGCTGTTGTTGGAAAGGGCTCCTCCTGATCTTTTTCCTCTCAATCTGTGCCCATGGAGAAGCAGCAGAGAC ATCTTTCATGGTGACTTTTCCTGCCGTGATTGAGTCAGGATCTGAGGCCAAACTGTGTGCAAGTCTTCTGAAGCCCAATGAAAGCCTAGTCATGAACATTTATCTGGTTGATGGGAGTCAGAGCACATTACTGCTGCAGGAGAAAGCTGAGCAAGAGTTTCACCGCTGCTTTAACTTCAAG GCTCCTCTAGCAGAAGCAGAATCAGTGCAGAAAATCAAGGTTGAACTTCAGGGAGAGTCCTTCAAGATGACTGAGGAGAGAAAAGTCATGTTCAAATCTTACGATCCTCTGACCTTTATCCAGACTGATAAACCCATCTATATGCCTGGACAGACTG TGAACTTCAGAGTTGTTACCATGGATTCAAACTTTGCACCAGTTGATCAGCAG TACAGTATTATCGTGCTTGAG GACAGTCGTGAAAACAGGATTGGTCAATGGACAAATGTTTCCTCAACAAGGTGGATTTTGCAGCGTTCATATGAACTAAACCCAGAATGTCGTGAAGGCTCATACCAGCTGAAGGCTTTTATTGGGGAAATAATGATCTCACATTATTTTCAGGTGAAAAAATACG TTTTGCCCAAGTTTGAAGTTACAGTAAAAAGACCAAATAAAGTGAGTGCTGTTGAAGAGGAACTGTTAATTGAGGTTTGCGCAAA ATACACTTATGGACAGCCTGTTCCTGGTAAATCATGGGTAAAAGTGTGCCGTAATTCTTTGCCCTACATTGTTGTCTTTCCATTGTGTTTAGAGGAAACCATTGAG atAACAAAGACTGGCTGTGCCATCCATAACTTCGGTTTATCAATGTTATTGAACTCCACATTTAAGGAGAGACTAAAGAATTCTTTTCACGTTGAGGCAGTGGTTACAGAAGAAGGAACAG AGATCACCATGGCTAAATCTGAATCTGTACCTCTCACATATGAAATTGGCAAAGTCACACTTATTGACCTGCCCAAAACATATGAACATGGATCAGTCATCGAAGGAAAA ATTAAACTTTCCGATTTTAAAGATGCTCCAATTCCAAACAAAGAGGTTTATCTTTTAGAGGGTGAAAACTGGTCCTCCAAACTTCTCCTAAATCTCACTACAGACAGTGATGGACTGGCCAGCTTCTCTCTTAATACATCTAGTTTTTCTAAAGAAGACATTTCTCTGATT GCAAACGTGTATCCAGATACCCGTTATCAAGGCTACATGACACCTTACTTCtctacagataaaaaaaatgttcaactcTTCCAAATCGCTGCTCCATACTCCCCAACATTAAGTGAACTGATTATAGAGAATATTGAGCAGCCATTAAAGTGTGACACTGAGATTACAGTCACCGTCAAGTATTACTTTGTTGGAGAGACTGTTGAAGACTTCAATACTGACATTGTCTATATG GTCTTGTCCAGAGGAGCGATCGTTCATCATGGATATGAGAAGGTTGAAGTGAAGTCTTCTTCTAATGGAGTAGCTAGTGGCACAATGTCCTTCAAACTGTCTGTTGGTGCAGATGTGGCTCCTGAAATGCAGATTCTGGTGTACTGTGTTCTGCCCAGTGAAAATATTATTGCTGCTAGCAAAAGACtagacactgaaaaatgttttggtaataaG GTTTCTCTGCAGTTTTCTCCTGCTAAAGCAGTTCCTGGTGAGAAAAACACTCTCCAGCTTTCTGCCCAGCCTGGTTCACTGTGTGGCCTCAGTGCTGTAGATCAGAGCGTCTTGATCCTGGAGTCAGGAAAACGTCTGGATGCTGACAAG ATCTTCAACCTGCTGCCAGTTCAGTCGGTGTCATATTATCCTTACAGTGTTGAAGATGAGCAGGCATGTCTGTATGTAAGACCTCGTCGATCTGTGCTGACAGACAACACCTATGAAAGCTTAAAG AGTGTGGGgctgaaaatggcaacaaattTGGCTGTGCGAGTCCCTGAGTGTCTGTCATACAGAGGCTTGACTTATCACAAAAATATAG TGCTGTATCGTCAGTATGCTCCAGTACCAGTAATGTTTGCTCAAGGAATGGCTGGCATTGATGGACCGGATGGACATTCTCCATCAGTGACAATTAGGACAGTCTTTCCAGAAACATGGATCTGGGAACTTGCTGAAGTGGG AGACTCTGGATCAGCTGAGATTCCTGTCACAGTTCCTGACACCATCACCTCTTGGGAGACGGAGGCCTTCTGTCTGTCCTCCACAGGTCTGGGTTTGGCTCCTCCTGCTCAGCTGACAGTTTTCCAGCCCTTCTTCCTGGAGCTCTCTCTGCCTTACTCCATCATCCGTGGAGAGATCTTTGAGCTCAAGGCCACTGTCTTCAACTATCTGTCTAAATGCAtcatg GTTAAAGTGAGTCCAGCTCCTTCCTCAGACTACACTCTCAAAGCCTCCTCCGATGATCAGTATTCATCCTGTCTCTGTGCTAATGGAAGAAAAACCTTTAAATGGACCCTCACTCCTTCTGTTCTTG GAGTGGTGAATATTACAGTCAGTGCAGAGGCAGAGGCGTCCCAGACTGTTTGTGATAATGAGATTGTGAGTGTGCCAGAGAGAGGACGCATTGACATCGTCACACGAAGTCTGCTTGTGCAG GCTGAAGGAAGTGAAAAGACAGAGACCAAGAGCTGGTTACTGTGTCCAAAGG GTGACAGTCTCTCAGAGGAAGTGGATCTGACTATTCCTAAAGATGTGATAGAGGGATCAGCAAAATCCTCTGTTTCAGTCATTG GAGACATATTGGGTCGAGCGCTGCAGAATCTTCATGGATTATTACGGATGCCGTACGGCTGTGGAGAACAAAACATGGCTGTTCTTTCTCCTAATATTTACATTCTGCAGTATCTGGAGAACACAAAGCAGCTCACATCAGCCATCCGAGAGAAAGCCAGCAGCTTCCTTAAGAGCG GATACCAAAGACAACTGAACTACAAGCATTCTGATGGGGCATACAGCACATTTGGTTATGGTGATGGGAATACATG GTTGACTGCCTTTGTCCTGAGGTCTTTTGGCAAAGCTCAGAAATACACATTTATTGATCCACAAATTATTCAGAGTGCAAAGGATTGGTTATTAAGCAGACGGGATTCAGACGGCTGTTTTATCCAACAGGGAAGACTCTTTAACAACAGAATgaag GGTGGAGTGAATGATAATGTGACCATGACGGCCTACATTACTGCATCACTGCTTGAACTGGAAACTCCAGTCACA GATCCTGTCATCACTAAAGGTTTTTCATGCTTGAGGTCCGTCATTGAGGACGTCAAAAACACCTACACCACTGCTCTGCTGGCCTACACTTTCAGTCTGGCTAGAGACACCAACACTCGACAGCAGCTTTTCAACAAACTGGAGGATCTTGCTATTTCAGACG GTCCTCTTGTCCACTGGTCTCAGTCTGCATCTGCTGATGACTCTAATTCTCTGGATGTGGAGATCAGCTCATATGTGCTGCTAGCTGTTCTCACTGCAGATTCACTCACTCCAGCTGATCTGGGCTTTGCTAACAGGATTGTCAGCTGGCTTGTGAAGCAGCAGAATGCCTATGGAGGATTCTCCTCCACACAG GACACAGTGGTGGCTCTTCAGGCTCTGTCTTTGTACGCCACCAAAGTGTTCAGCCCTGACGGCTCCAGCACAGTGACTGTACAGTCAGCAGGAGACTCTCACCGCTTTGATGTCAATCAGGACAACAAGTTACTGTACCAGGAGAAGCAGCTGGCCAATGTGCCAGGAAAATACAGCATTGAAGTCAAGGGCTCAGCCTGTGTGTCTGTACAG ATGGCTCAGTTCTACAACATTCCCACTCCTACTGAAGCTAAAACATTGAGCATTGATGCTATAATTAAAGGAGACTGCGAAGCACTGGGACAAAATTTCATCTTCGACTTCACTGTCAA ATATGGTGGGCCAGAGGAAAAGACTAACATGGCCATTGTAGACATCAAACTGTTATCTGGATTCACAGCTGATACATCTGCG CTTGGTACTTCAGGAACGTATGTATCACTTGTGGAGCGGGTCGATTCCAAAGATGATCATGTCATTGTGTATCTGAAGGAG ATCCCTAAAAATGTTGCAATGAATTACCAGATACAAATGAAACAGGTTCTACCAGTTAAGAATCTCAAGCCAGCTGTGGTCAAAGTGTATGATTACTACCAAACAA GCGATCAATCAGAGATTGAATACTCCTTCCACTGTGAAGCACTGAAGAacatcaattaa